The Hymenobacter sp. 5317J-9 genome has a window encoding:
- a CDS encoding DUF4440 domain-containing protein — MKNYLTIVALAGSLLPFQSQAQHRDALIAAENAFAAQAMQAGTRAAFLANSAPTALVAENGRLANAQEVWQARPTQENTRLLWYPVLADVAQSGDVGYTTGPWNILKNNQPQTSGEYVTVWRKQPDGTWKFAVDMGIVRIGSSPAKAATVPQPRLQVAVATPSMAPSSVVLDVDRRFAEAELSKPGATYQQYLSAEARLYRPGLSMMQGAAAVANMKNLDSGYAFAPTTGYLAAAGDLGYVVGTLRRFATAKHPEENGSYLRIWRREAVAGWRLVLEVFNLTNAPVDAAAVPTQAPDNVSGSAGPAKRAQ, encoded by the coding sequence ATGAAGAATTACTTGACTATCGTGGCCCTTGCGGGCAGCTTGTTACCGTTTCAATCCCAGGCACAGCACCGCGACGCGTTGATTGCCGCCGAAAACGCGTTTGCCGCCCAAGCCATGCAAGCCGGCACCCGGGCCGCCTTTCTGGCCAACAGTGCCCCCACCGCCCTGGTGGCCGAAAACGGCCGGCTGGCGAACGCCCAGGAAGTGTGGCAGGCCCGCCCGACCCAGGAGAACACCCGCCTGCTGTGGTACCCGGTGCTGGCCGATGTGGCCCAGTCGGGCGACGTAGGCTACACCACCGGCCCCTGGAACATCTTGAAAAACAACCAGCCGCAGACCAGCGGCGAATATGTGACCGTGTGGCGCAAGCAGCCCGATGGCACCTGGAAATTTGCCGTCGATATGGGCATTGTGCGCATTGGCAGCTCCCCGGCTAAGGCGGCTACTGTGCCGCAGCCGCGCCTGCAGGTGGCGGTGGCCACGCCCAGTATGGCCCCCTCCAGCGTAGTGCTCGATGTAGACCGCCGCTTTGCCGAAGCCGAATTGTCGAAGCCCGGCGCCACCTACCAGCAATACCTCAGCGCCGAAGCCCGCCTCTACCGCCCGGGCCTGTCGATGATGCAAGGCGCCGCGGCCGTGGCCAACATGAAAAATCTCGATTCGGGCTATGCCTTCGCACCCACCACCGGCTACCTGGCCGCGGCCGGCGACCTGGGCTACGTGGTGGGCACGCTGCGCCGCTTTGCCACGGCCAAGCACCCCGAAGAAAACGGCAGCTACCTGCGCATTTGGCGCCGCGAGGCCGTGGCCGGCTGGCGCCTGGTGCTGGAAGTGTTCAACCTGACCAATGCACCGGTAGACGCGGCCGCAGTGCCTACGCAGGCGCCCGACAACGTGAGCGGCAGCGCCGGCCCGGCTAAGCGGGCCCAGTAA
- a CDS encoding DUF1223 domain-containing protein produces MKNYMLLALPLGGIVLALASAAPAPEAPARVPVVVELFTSEGCSSCPSADAALRELENAQTVPGVEVIALGEHVDYWNRLGWKDVFSAPAYTERQRRYAQGFGTGSYTPQAVVAGRYEFVGSRTGELAATVAKAARAPQAALSVAVSGGRARVEVRSLPAHTPAAEVLLVITEKNLASQVGRGENSGRLLRHASVVRRLLPLGRVSADGTFAATTELSLASDWKRANLRAVALVQETASRHVVGAASAAVPE; encoded by the coding sequence ATGAAGAACTACATGTTACTGGCGCTGCCCCTCGGCGGCATCGTGCTGGCGCTGGCCTCGGCGGCCCCTGCCCCAGAAGCGCCAGCCCGGGTTCCGGTGGTGGTAGAGCTGTTCACATCGGAAGGCTGCTCCAGCTGCCCCAGCGCCGACGCGGCCCTGCGCGAGCTGGAAAACGCCCAGACGGTGCCCGGCGTCGAGGTCATCGCCCTCGGCGAGCACGTGGATTACTGGAATCGGTTGGGCTGGAAGGACGTGTTTTCGGCTCCTGCCTACACCGAGCGCCAGCGGCGATACGCCCAGGGCTTCGGCACGGGTTCCTACACGCCCCAGGCGGTGGTGGCCGGCCGCTACGAGTTTGTGGGCAGCCGCACCGGCGAGCTGGCCGCCACCGTGGCCAAGGCCGCCCGAGCCCCGCAAGCCGCGCTGAGCGTGGCCGTGAGCGGCGGCCGGGCCCGGGTGGAGGTGCGCAGCCTGCCCGCCCACACGCCCGCGGCCGAGGTGCTGCTGGTCATTACCGAGAAGAACCTGGCCTCGCAGGTGGGGCGGGGCGAAAACTCGGGCCGCTTGTTGCGCCATGCCTCGGTGGTGCGCCGGCTGCTGCCGCTGGGCCGCGTGAGCGCCGATGGCACCTTCGCTGCCACCACCGAGCTGTCGCTGGCGTCCGACTGGAAGCGCGCCAACCTGCGGGCCGTGGCCTTGGTGCAGGAAACAGCTTCGCGCCATGTGGTAGGCGCCGCATCAGCCGCCGTGCCGGAATGA
- a CDS encoding sigma-70 family RNA polymerase sigma factor: MTPATPVPALWPDRFGDELYRFALSRVSDADVAEELVQETFLSALDGLATFRAEASERTWLFVILRRKIIDHYRRQARATQVSLDELSENGATEADFFTPENGHWTGPQAPASWLNADAALEQQELHEILQRCQERLSPQQGAVFAMRFVEELSAEEICQELGLSSANYWVIVHRAKLQLRRCLEKHGLGEN, translated from the coding sequence ATGACCCCAGCCACCCCCGTTCCGGCGCTTTGGCCCGACCGTTTCGGCGACGAGCTTTACCGCTTCGCCCTCAGCCGTGTGAGCGACGCCGACGTAGCCGAAGAGCTGGTGCAGGAAACCTTCCTGAGCGCCCTCGATGGCCTGGCCACGTTCCGGGCCGAAGCCTCCGAGCGCACCTGGCTGTTCGTCATCCTGCGCCGCAAAATCATCGACCATTACCGGCGACAGGCCCGCGCCACCCAGGTCAGCCTCGACGAGCTGAGTGAAAACGGTGCCACCGAAGCCGACTTCTTTACACCTGAAAACGGCCACTGGACGGGTCCGCAAGCCCCCGCCAGTTGGCTCAACGCCGACGCGGCACTGGAGCAGCAGGAGCTGCACGAAATCCTGCAGCGCTGCCAGGAGCGCCTGTCGCCGCAGCAGGGCGCCGTGTTTGCCATGCGGTTTGTGGAGGAATTATCGGCCGAAGAAATTTGTCAGGAGCTCGGCCTGAGTTCGGCCAACTACTGGGTCATCGTGCACCGCGCCAAGCTGCAGCTGCGCCGCTGCCTCGAAAAACACGGCCTCGGCGAGAATTAA
- a CDS encoding 2Fe-2S iron-sulfur cluster-binding protein produces MEEDIRIYVEEAPGQRREILAPTDMGLSLMELLKASGYDIMATCGGMALCATCHVEVLAGPALPEPEDAELDMLETLPVVHLGSRLSCQIRLTPRTDGLVVRLAPTGA; encoded by the coding sequence ATGGAAGAAGATATCCGCATCTACGTTGAAGAAGCTCCCGGCCAGCGCCGCGAAATTCTGGCGCCCACTGATATGGGGCTGAGCCTGATGGAGTTGCTCAAAGCCAGCGGCTACGACATCATGGCCACCTGCGGCGGCATGGCCCTCTGCGCCACCTGCCACGTGGAAGTGCTGGCCGGCCCCGCCCTGCCCGAGCCCGAAGACGCCGAACTCGACATGCTTGAAACCCTGCCCGTGGTGCACCTGGGCTCGCGCCTCAGCTGCCAGATTCGCCTCACGCCCCGCACCGACGGCCTGGTGGTGCGCCTGGCCCCGACGGGCGCCTAA
- a CDS encoding NAD(P)/FAD-dependent oxidoreductase, whose product MPTPISTDICIIGAGPVGLFAVFEAGLLKLRCHVVDALPQPGGQLSEIYPKKPIYDIPGFPEILAGDLVDNLMKQIEPFHPTFTLGERVEQFQKLDDGSFQLYTTDGTEIHCKAVAIAGGLGSFEPRKPAVENLEQFEGGRGVHYMVRDPEHFRDKKIVIAGGGDSALDWTNFLANVASDVTLVHRGTTFRGAADSAEKVKTLAEAGKIKLVLSSNVTHLHGNGMLKEVTITGNDGQAETVPLDCFIPLFGLTPKLGPIGEWGLEIENDAVKVDTLDYSTSLPGVFAIGDINTYPGKLKLILCGFHEAALMCQGAFKYIFPDKKYTLKYTTVNGAPSM is encoded by the coding sequence ATGCCCACTCCCATTTCCACTGACATCTGCATCATCGGGGCCGGCCCGGTGGGCCTGTTTGCCGTGTTCGAAGCCGGCCTGCTCAAGCTCCGCTGCCACGTGGTGGACGCCCTGCCCCAGCCCGGCGGCCAGCTCTCCGAGATTTACCCCAAAAAGCCGATTTACGACATTCCGGGCTTCCCCGAAATCCTGGCTGGCGACCTGGTCGACAACCTGATGAAGCAGATTGAGCCCTTCCACCCCACTTTCACGCTGGGCGAACGGGTCGAACAATTCCAGAAGCTCGACGACGGCTCGTTTCAGCTTTACACCACCGACGGCACCGAAATTCACTGCAAGGCCGTGGCCATTGCCGGCGGCCTGGGCTCGTTTGAGCCCCGCAAGCCCGCCGTGGAGAACCTGGAGCAGTTTGAAGGCGGCCGCGGCGTGCACTACATGGTGCGCGACCCCGAGCATTTCCGCGACAAGAAAATCGTCATCGCCGGCGGCGGCGATTCGGCCCTCGACTGGACCAACTTCCTCGCCAACGTGGCTTCCGACGTGACGCTGGTGCACCGCGGCACCACCTTCCGCGGCGCCGCCGACTCGGCCGAAAAAGTGAAGACGCTGGCCGAGGCCGGCAAAATCAAGCTCGTGCTCAGCTCCAACGTGACGCACCTGCACGGCAACGGCATGCTGAAGGAAGTGACCATTACCGGCAACGACGGCCAGGCCGAGACGGTGCCGCTCGACTGCTTCATTCCGCTGTTCGGCCTCACGCCCAAGCTCGGCCCCATCGGCGAGTGGGGCTTGGAAATTGAGAACGATGCCGTGAAGGTTGATACCCTGGACTACAGTACTTCGCTGCCCGGCGTGTTTGCCATCGGCGACATCAACACCTACCCCGGCAAGCTCAAGCTCATTCTGTGCGGCTTCCACGAGGCCGCGCTCATGTGCCAGGGCGCCTTCAAATACATTTTCCCCGACAAAAAGTACACGCTGAAGTACACCACCGTCAATGGGGCACCGTCTATGTAG